In one window of Gossypium arboreum isolate Shixiya-1 chromosome 4, ASM2569848v2, whole genome shotgun sequence DNA:
- the LOC108457843 gene encoding abscisic acid receptor PYL8-like, translated as MNGNSNEFGSAGAVAATEFLRRRHRHETGENQCSSAVVKRIKAPVPLVWSLVRRFDQPQKYKPFVSRCVAQGSLEIGSLREVDVKSGLPATTSTERLELLDDDEHILSIRIIGGDHRLKNYSSIISLHPEIIDGRPGTLVIESFVVDVPEGNTKDETCYFVEALIKCNLKSLADVSEGLAVQDRTEPIDL; from the exons atgaaTGGGAATAGCAATGAATTTGGGAGTGCCGGTGCGGTGGCGGCGACTGAGTTTTTAAGGAGACGTCATCGACATGAGACTGGAGAGAATCAGTGTAGTTCTGCCGTCGTCAAGCGGATCAAAGCTCCTGTTCCTCTC GTTTGGTCTCTGGTGAGGCGATTTGACCAGCCTCAAAAGTATAAACCCTTTGTCAGCCGGTGTGTTGCACAAGGAAGCCTTGAAATTGGGAGTCTTAGAGAAGTTGATGTCAAGTCAGGGCTACCGGCTACTACAAGCACCGAAAGACTCGAACTCCTTGATGATGATGAGCATATCCTCAGCATCCGGATTATTGGTGGGGATCATAGACTTAAG AACTACTCGTCAATCATCTCACTCCATCCAGAGATCATAGATGGCAGACCTGGGACTCTAGTCATTGAATCCTTTGTGGTGGATGTGCCCGAGGGAAACACAAAGGATGAGACATGCTACTTTGTTGAAGCTTTGATCAAGTGCAATCTCAAATCTCTTGCAGATGTTTCAGAAGGGCTAGCAGTGCAGGACCGGACAGAACCCATTGATCTTTGA